The window AAGGTGTACGACCTGACGCAGAACCCGGCCGCGCCGAAGCTGGTCGGGCAGGTCAGCCTGCCGGGGCTGTGGGAGACCGAGGACACCGAGGTCGACCAGAACCACAAGCTGGTGTTCCTTTCGCGCGACCCGCGCGCGTTCGGCGGCACCACGCACACCGGCGAGTCCGGCATCTACGTCGTCGACGTCTCGAAGCCCGAGGCCCCGGCGATCCTGAGCTACACGAAGGTGCCGGCCGGGCACACCACCAGCTGCGTCGACGGCTGCCGCTACCTCTGGACCGGCGGCCCGGCGAAGGCCGACGACCAGCCCGCAGACTGGGGCGGGCGCCCGATCTGGGTCACCGACGTGCGCGACCCGCGGCACCCGAAGGTGAACCCGCAGCCGATCGAGCTGGCCCGCAACGACGGCAAGACCGACTACGTGCACGACGTCCAGGTGGACGGCGACGGCGTGGCCTGGGTGTCCGGCCGCGGCGGCGTCCGCGGCTACTGGACGAACGGCGTGCACCGCGACCCGGTGACGAACAAGATCCGCCGCGCGACGGCGCACGAGCCGGTGCCCTACGCCGGCGGCGGCATCGCCGAGACGGCCGCACCGTCGCGGTTCATGCACAACAGCTTCCACCCGGCCGGCCACCGCATCGGCGACGGCGCGTGGCGCGGCCAGGACCTGATCTACGCGACGGAGGAGAACTTCGTCGACGGCTGCGCGGGCGACGGCGTCCTGACGATCTCGT of the Amycolatopsis sp. NBC_01488 genome contains:
- a CDS encoding LVIVD repeat-containing protein, with the protein product MRTWLRSCFAAVTVSATLVATGLPAAACGEDDKPAVPATRTLGDPGAIKNVKAVGSVPDAAGAISVNFLDYGHRDVMVVSGEFGLKVYDLTQNPAAPKLVGQVSLPGLWETEDTEVDQNHKLVFLSRDPRAFGGTTHTGESGIYVVDVSKPEAPAILSYTKVPAGHTTSCVDGCRYLWTGGPAKADDQPADWGGRPIWVTDVRDPRHPKVNPQPIELARNDGKTDYVHDVQVDGDGVAWVSGRGGVRGYWTNGVHRDPVTNKIRRATAHEPVPYAGGGIAETAAPSRFMHNSFHPAGHRIGDGAWRGQDLIYATEENFVDGCAGDGVLTISSLAGSYHGEGWRSTPSQPFRLQSVGTWSVNGQEGSDPASDDCSAHYFDVRGKILVQSFYSQGTRFLDVSDPTNPRQIAYFRPGDASAWAPYWHGKYVYVADNVRGVDILQLTK